One segment of uncultured Tolumonas sp. DNA contains the following:
- a CDS encoding MgtC/SapB family protein — protein MNILGLESLTAYWSKPELAINILIFINVLGALILGLIIGYERSYHGRAAGMRTYGLVCMASAALTVIAGYPSYWYGGLSVISSVGPDPTRIIQGIVTGIGFLGAGVIMKEGFNISGLSTAASIWTSAAIGVMMGVGFYSAAILLALLSVICMMWVSSLENWLPSHKALALTLQFKKEFIPRESVLRAKTIKCGYEISSESLSITLKESQMEWHFVVIALSKNSGIPLEDFGRELAQLEGLENFALSHARN, from the coding sequence ATGAACATACTGGGGCTTGAATCATTAACGGCTTATTGGTCTAAACCGGAATTAGCTATAAATATTTTGATTTTTATCAACGTATTAGGTGCTTTAATTCTTGGTCTGATCATTGGTTATGAGCGTTCTTATCATGGGCGTGCAGCAGGCATGCGAACCTACGGTTTGGTTTGTATGGCATCGGCTGCGTTAACTGTTATCGCGGGTTATCCAAGTTATTGGTATGGCGGATTATCTGTCATATCCAGTGTAGGGCCAGATCCCACTCGTATCATCCAGGGCATTGTGACGGGGATCGGTTTCTTGGGGGCCGGTGTCATTATGAAAGAAGGTTTCAACATCAGTGGATTAAGCACTGCAGCCTCTATTTGGACCTCTGCCGCGATAGGGGTCATGATGGGAGTTGGTTTCTATAGTGCTGCCATTTTGTTAGCGTTGCTTTCAGTGATATGCATGATGTGGGTCTCTTCGTTGGAGAATTGGTTACCATCCCATAAAGCATTAGCGCTGACATTGCAGTTTAAAAAAGAGTTCATTCCGCGAGAAAGTGTCTTACGCGCAAAAACTATCAAATGTGGATATGAAATTTCCAGCGAATCATTATCGATTACATTGAAAGAAAGCCAAATGGAATGGCACTTTGTTGTTATCGCACTGAGCAAAAATAGTGGTATCCCATTAGAAGATTTTGGTCGCGAATTGGCTCAACTCGAAGGGCTGGAAAATTTTGCTCTGAGCCATGCCAGAAACTAA